From the Cryptomeria japonica chromosome 2, Sugi_1.0, whole genome shotgun sequence genome, one window contains:
- the LOC131051503 gene encoding pectinesterase, with the protein MGSEQYTNSKSTQRFLLTAFASVLIFGSLIFVAIGSKQREEHVGSRRLQETSNVLQDACSSTLHPELCVSSISSYGELSSKADHMEVVQTAVKVGISAVQKIKIHVQNLSRPGLDFRQQGALKDCMEMFDDTLEELDDTLEDLQNTTFLTMPRHAADLKTLLSGAITNQYTCLDSFHLCKGRLKQDLNAELFNISNLVSNSLAMVCNITDKANQVLGNWDSLPNGRRRLLSDDFLSSDDDGFPSWMSAADRRLLQSPSQSIQVNAIVAKDGSGRYTTIAAAVAAAPEKSSSRYVIHIKKGVYQENVDVSKNKHNIMFIGDGKDVTVITGNRNVVDGFTTFHSATVAVTGKGFVARNITFKNTAGPAKHQAVALRVGSDLSAFWKCSFEGFQDTLYVHSLRQFYRECDIYGTVDFIFGNAAVVFQNCNIMARKPDPNQKIMYTAQGREDPNQNTGISIQNCRMSATSDLVAVKSSFQVYLGRPWKLYSRTVIMQSHLDDLINPAGWHEWDGNFALSTLYYAEYMNRGPGASTANRVKWKGYHVINNSTEAAQFTVNQFLQGNSWLPSTGVQFTAGLTG; encoded by the exons ATGGGCTCCGAGCAATACACCAACAGCAAGAGTACTCAGAGATTTCTGCTGACTGCATTCGCTTCCGTACTGATATTTGGCTCCCTTATCTTCGTTGCAATTGGAAGTAAACAAAGAGAAGAACATGTGGGTTCGAGAAGATTGCAAGAGACGTCAAATGTGTTGCAAGATGCATGCAGCAGTACGCTTCATCCAGAGCTCTGCGTTTCCAGTATTTCAAGCTATGGCGAACTGTCGAGCAAAGCTGATCATATGGAGGTCGTCCAAACCGCTGTAAAAGTGGGTATAAGCGCCGTGCAGAAGATCAAAATCCACGTCCAAAACCTTTCTCGCCCCGGCCTGGACTTCAGGCAGCAAGGTGCTCTCAAAGACTGTATGGAGATGTTCGATGACACGCTGGAGGAGCTCGATGACACGCTGGAGGATTTACAAAATACCACATTTTTGACGATGCCAAGGCACGCGGCTGATCTGAAGACGCTGCTGAGTGGAGCCATTACTAACCAGTACACATGTCTTGATAGCTTTCACCTCTGCAAAGGCCGTCTCAAACAAGACTTGAATGCCGAGTTGTTCAACATCTCGAATTTGGTCAGCAATTCGCTTGCCATGGTGTGTAACATTACTGATAAAGCAAATCAAGTGCTTGGCAATTGGGATTCACTTCCCAACGGGCGGCGCCGTCTTTTGTCGGATGATTTCCTGTCGTCCGACGATGACGGCTTTCCGTCGTGGATGTCGGCGGCAGATCGACGGCTTTTGCAGAGTCCTTCCCAAAGTATTCAGGTTAACGCTATTGTTGCCAAGGACGGGAGTGGTCGTTACACAACCATTGCGGCGGCGGTGGCCGCAGCTCCGGAGAAGAGCAGTTCTAGATATGTTATACATATTAAAAAAGGGGTGTATCAGGAGAATGTAGATGTTTCCAAAAACAAGCACAATATCATGTTCATTGGAGACGGCAAAGATGTCACTGTCATCACGGGCAATCGAAATGTTGTGGACGGCTTCACAACTTTTCACTCTGCAACAGTTG CTGTGACGGGGAAAGGATTCGTTGCCCGTAATATAACCTTCAAGAACACGGCAGGACCGGCGAAGCACCAGGCGGTGGCCCTTCGTGTGGGATCAGATCTGTCGGCATTCTGGAAGTGCAGCTTTGAGGGATTCCAGGACACCCTTTACGTTCACTCACTTCGCCAATTCTACCGAGAATGTGACATCTACGGTACTGTAGACTTCATCTTTGGAAACGCTGCTGTTGTgtttcaaaattgtaatatcatgGCACGAAAGCCCGATCCAAACCAAAAGATAATGTACACTGCTCAGGGCAGGGAGGATCCCAATCAAAACACGGGCATCTCCATTCAAAATTGCAGGATGTCAGCGACCTCTGATCTGGTTGCAGTAAAAAGCTCGTTCCAGGTTTATCTGGGAAGGCCATGGAAGCTATATTCTCGCACTGTAATAATGCAATCACACTTAGACGATCTGATCAATCCAGCCGGTTGGCATGAATGGGACGGAAACTTCGCATTAAGTACACTTTACTATGCAGAATACATGAACCGTGGTCCCGGTGCTAGTACTGCAAATAGAGTCAAATGGAAGGGTTACCATGTGATTAATAACTCGACTGAAGCAGCCCAATTTACAGTGAACCAATTCCTACAAGGAAATTCGTGGTTGCCATCTACAGGCGTTCAGTTTACTGCAGGTCTTACTGGATAG